Within Legionella birminghamensis, the genomic segment CCACAAAGCCCACACCGACTTTTTGCTGTGCGGCCTGTAATGCTCTCAGTTTTTTGCTGGAGAACAGCAGGTAATGCCCTAAAACACCGCCATACTGAAAATTCAGGCTGTCTTTGCAAAAACGGCCCAGGTTATTATGTCCTGCCACCAGCAGCAATGCCTGTTTGGGAAATAACGACAGTCTGTGAAATATGCGCTCATCCAGACTTAAAAGATGATAGTTGACTTCAGCCTGCAATGGTTTTAACACCTGGAACAGGCTGTCTTCGCCAGCGAAAGGCGCCTTGAGCTCAATAAAAAAATGCATCTTTTTCCCATAGAGGCTAACCACTTCTTCCAGGGAAGGGATCATGGGCGCGACTTTTTTTAATTGGGAATAGCTTAGATCGCTGACTAAGAGATCCTGGCCCCAGAGGCGGTTTAAATCGGGATCATGATGAACAACCGGTACCTTGTCCGCAGTCATTTGTATGTCAAACTCAATTCCCCAGCAACCCAACTCCAGCGCACGCTCAAAAGCAGGCAGCGTATTTTCAATTACTCTCAAAGACCTGCTATGGGCCCCTCGGTGGGCAATTAAATATACATTGTCAAATAATCGATTCTTTGGCTGCAAACGGGGCACACAAGCGAAATATCGATCTATACTTTTTTCAAGACACTCAAGAAAAGTCATTCTATCCCTGGCTAAAATAAAAAGTGTAGC encodes:
- a CDS encoding glycerophosphodiester phosphodiesterase yields the protein MTFLECLEKSIDRYFACVPRLQPKNRLFDNVYLIAHRGAHSRSLRVIENTLPAFERALELGCWGIEFDIQMTADKVPVVHHDPDLNRLWGQDLLVSDLSYSQLKKVAPMIPSLEEVVSLYGKKMHFFIELKAPFAGEDSLFQVLKPLQAEVNYHLLSLDERIFHRLSLFPKQALLLVAGHNNLGRFCKDSLNFQYGGVLGHYLLFSSKKLRALQAAQQKVGVGFVDSRNVLYREVRRGMRWIFSNNVAAMSKLLKALRE